The genomic interval AGAATTTATTAAAAGAAATAGGCTGCTTAAAAATAGAACACATCCTGTGGGAGGGCGAGGCAAACCGGAGAAGGGACAGAGGCAGACTGAGCGGAGTGTGGCGCACAGCTGGTCAAGTTTTTACACACAGAAGATGTAAACTCATAAGATGTTAAGCAAACCTTATACATCCTTTGACTGAGAGCCTTTGATTATCGGACGGAGGGTGGTCTGGTGGAAGAGTTTTCACAAGTGTGCGACTGAGTGACCGGCACAGAGAGTGACAGTGAttgagatagagggagagacagaaaaaaggaggaggcagCAAGAGGATAAAAGAGATTGATACAGCGTCAGTGGCAGACACATTCATTCTCCACACTTTACAAGACAACACGGGCATCCAGCTCATGACTTGTATTCTCAAATATCAAGTTGGCACGCCCCCTCGCCTACCCAACCCCATCCAAATCTacaaatgttagaaaaacacaacaatgcccTCCGTATAGATGCCGCTATGACAAACAGAACATGATGAAATCTCCTCTAAAGTGCACTTCGAGTGGAGAAAACATTATGGAGTGGAGAGAATGTGATTACGTGTGGTTTGTTGTGTACTTTCAGTTAAGTAAACATGATAATGTGTTTCCTAAAGGCTGATGTTACAAGCTTTAAATTGTAACATTAGGCAGTGGTTATTTTGAAAGGGAATATGTGAGGAGCAGCCAGTCAGCATCTTTATGAAACTATTCTGTATGTTTCACTAATAACTGAATACAACCTCGTTTGAGTGCCTTTGCTGCTCTTTAGATATTCCATTTCAAAATAGCATACAAGGCTAACCGTAGCCTAACTTTGCTACTTTATTTTGGTAATAatatgactttatttttgtaattttccaACTATATTCTGGTAATGTAACAAATCTAGTTAATATGTCATCatgaagagagacagtgtgTGGAAGCCTTTCTCATTGCCTTTGAgtacaaacaaaaaggaaatgcGCCATATTGAAATGGGCAGAAAAACTTTAggtaagtcccgcctctgacaagaTGAATAGCCAATCTTAGTTTAGGATATTGGGGCGACCAATCAGAattcaaagggggggggggggggagcacaTGTCACCCCTTGCCAGTCCTCTGTACTGTCCCGGGAAACAGGAGCCGCTGAGGCGTTAAGGAAGCGATGAGGGATAAACACAAACTACATTCATCTTCAGGGGAGTAAACATTCAATCAGGCTGCTATCAAGATCTTTTTCGGTATAATCATTTATCTTTGATCTTGTTGAGACTGCAACAGGAATTATCATGAACGTCTGGGGCGCCGGTAGCGTAGTGGGAAGTGTGCACGCTccttgtacggaggctatagccGCCTGGGTTTCAATCTGTGTGGCACCTTTCCcacgtctctctgtctctgtgtgtatctgtgtgtgtctctctctctatctctgatTTCCAACACTATCCACAcaccaataaaggcacaaaaagacctaaataaattattaaaaggAATAATCATGAATTTCTGTACAACTTTGACTTGTGTTAGTTTGTGACCAACTGcgggaagggaaaaaaagcaacCTATAAACAGTTTATGTATATGTAAATGACGTTTATATAAATACCATTTGCAGCGCACTTAACCAAGAAAAGTGAACCTCCATATAACACTTTTGCCCAGATGCCGGAGACATATCGTTTAGCAGCAGCAGTTGACACAAACAGCACCCTGAGGCATGGCTGGTGGACAACCCGGAGGCAAAACTCCCAGAGGCTCCTACGACAGAAACATGATCACCACATATTGCGCCAAAACATCCAGAGCTCTTCCAAAGCTGGCCCCTTTTCAGAGCGGCACACCCAATGATACCCTGTCAGACCTGCACAGCCTAATGAGTGTAAAGGTAACAGCACAAACTGATAATGACAAAAACACTACGACACAAACGCTGATGCACACAGAAAAAGGGAAGAGAAGTCGTTGCATTTTGAAGCCACTTAGGGTCACAGTTTCTATGAATAATCGGGGactggatttatttaaaaagatgctCTAACTGGGAGAGTTGAAGGACTTTTTTCTCCGCCTAAAGGTGAGGAAAACAGTTCTCAGTCCTCTAATGATAAAGATGATGCATAATTAATGAAACTGTAtgcaaaaaatacacaacaaagcAGTTTAGCAGGCAGCTTTGTTTGGGACAAATTGTGCCAATACACCTTTGAAACAGACAGCCATGAAacggaaaaacagaaaaagctaaACAACAGCTTTGTTTCCTCAATGGAAGGACTGCTACTAAAATATGATTCCCTGGAAAGATTCAAATTGATTGCTACGAGGCTGAAATTATAATTACTTTAACTGTGCCATTATAAATGGCCATGTTTGACAGACCTTCATGGTCAGTTCCTCACGCCATGCTACAAAGTCAACACATGTTAAAATTGTTTTTCAGTACTCACCTGAGGCAGCAGGTCATAATTAGCTCCAGCATTGAATTTCAAAGCAAGGACTATGTGCACGCGGTGGAAGCATCTGCATGTTGTtctgttttcgtgtgtgtgcatggctCCACCACCAACAGCTAACTGGGCTGTAGCGGCTTAGCGCTGTATGCAGAGGAGGGAATAAACAGCATCCAGTGAAAATGTGGTGCGTGTATCAAAGAGTGAATCTCAGCTGacggggagaaagagaaaagaaaatcaaggcAGAGAGAGCAAGTGAGAGGAGAGATAAAAGGAGAGGAAGTGACAGAATATATCgccaagtgtgtgtgcagagagactGGGTTTGGGGTTTTGGTTTTCCTGATCAGTGCTGAGGAGGGAGAAATGCAATATTCAGCGGAGAACTTCCAATAATACCCCTGTGTGGTGGTGTGCTGCACctgagagaggagaaacagagcaCAGTGACTCTCTGGCACCCCAGGGCCGCAGTCATTGTTCTGTTTCAGGTCAAAGATGATTTTAAGTGTTAATTACGCTCACCCAACTTTTAACAGTTCCTCCTGAGGGGGGAAGTTTGTAAATTATTGACTTCATGGAGCAATGAACGAGTTTTTGCTCATAATTGTGcatcttcttttcatttctaatCTTTTACATACTTTATCAATCcttgagggaaattctggtttacactctgttattgagggGCATGCTTCTCACACAGGCAGAGATGTctgagtggggctgctacacactgctacacactgctacacactgctacacagggagggCATCAGAGCTGTCAAGACATTCAGCTACTGgcccaacttccatattttggtccgcaccaggacttgaaccggccaccctccggttcccaatccaagtccactacagactgagctactgctgacCCTAAGTTAAGTTGTGCAAAACTGGACTGTGGCAGTTAATGCCATACGTGAATACTGCCGTTAGTCTTGCTTAAACTTTTATCCCAAAATAAGCTTATTAGAATAAGTTATGGAAACATAATGATACAACATTGTACTGAGATTTAATCAGTTCTtctatgttgttttgttgtttctattTGGAAAAGTTTGAAGGTCTTGCTTGGCTGTTATTGAGTTTTCCTTCCATAATCTATTTATTCTGCTAATTAATCGCGTTTTGAAATGTACTGATGTTGTAGCACTACCtcttaaaatgtaaactaaGAAACACagtagcccttttcagactgcctTAACTAAGCTGAGCTGTCGTcacatctttgtacattcatttcATACTAATACTGCTACGGCGTTATATTAGTGAGCCAGTCTTAGTAAGACTTGTTTAAATAGGTGTActtctcagattttttttaattttcaaaatccaaaacaaaaaagtcattGCTGGcacacagcacagcaggagcttcacataGACAGTTAAACATgcacggtacagaggggggatcactttgtACTCCCATTACGCCTCTGCAATATTCATAATGAAGGCGAAACATCACAGGGCGTAAATATGGCagcttgaaacagcagtctgaataaAGCTAGTCTCTCACTAACCCAAGAAGTCTCTACAGTATTTGGCCATTAGACAGTCTTGTcagtatatttaaaataaatcacagtctCTTTCCATAAAAGCTTGAGGGACTTAAATGCATCcttaaattcacaaacacatttttttttagagagttTAGACTGCAGACGGCATTGCTGGCTGAAACATGAATGTACCGTACTGGATGCTCTCCAGGCAGTAATAGATACTGACAGCAGATGTAAAGCCCCCGCTGCAGCAGAACTGAGTTTCAGGGTGAAATCTCCCCTGATTTAATTTGCATAAATCTGCTTTAGTGCAGAAGAATGTTTGTACTTGAGGAGAATTGTAAATCACACAAAGTCTAAACAAGAGGCACAAATGTACACAGACATGTATGGCGTATAATCTGATAGGCTACCTGACGCTGTCAATCAGCTGCTGATGCTCCTCTGTGATCAAGATGTCGGGCAGGGCCTCAGCCAGACTCTCTACATCCCTCTCAGCGGCGTATTGCTTCAGCACCTCAAACAGCTGTTCCTTCACATCTGGCTCCTCTCCGAGCACTTCCTCCACCTGACGGATAAACAAAGGCGTGGGTTCATTTAGAAAACTGGAGATGAAAGAGCAAGCACATTCACTTTCTTTAAGAAAACATGCATCACACCTACTTTCTTATTGAACTCCATGGCCTTGTGAGCACGACTCTCCCTGACACTGTCCCCGCTCTGTGACAACACCCTCATGCTGCTGCTCAGTCGCTTGGGCCGCCGCGCCATGCTGAGCACGCCCAGACGCAGAGGCCGCCCCTGAGCCGCTTTGATCATGGCTGCTGCCGTTTCATGGTGCTTCACGGGGATGCCGTTCACCTCCATGACGTAGTCCCGGACTTTGAGGCCGCTGCGACCAGCTGGACCGTTGGGCATGCAGTCCTCCACCATCAGAGGGCTGTCTCCAATGATGGTGAAGCCAAACCGGCCGTCAGGGCCAGGAGTGATGTCAatctgaggagagaaaacacgGTCGCCTCGTTGGTGTAGTTTTCACCACAACAGAGCTGATTGTATCTTCATTTAAGTTTTTGAATCCAAAGCTTCTGTATTTGCTTTTGTTCATTTGATTactaatttatttgtttttgctttttccaGTGATTGCTTTTAATACCACATTTGCAGCCAATATATTTAgaatttcctctttttattcatgttgttcATGTCTTTGCTGCTTTTTATGAATGCAAAATACCTACTAACTAACCTAATACTGAAAACGTGTTCTAAAAATTATATAATCTTTTCTGTTGTTAGTATAAAATCTGGgtaatttttcaaaaaaaaaaaaaaaaggttatgaTATATTTTTGAGGATCTTGTGGCACATTTTTGGATGCAAGGAAACATTACGGTACCTAAAGCAACCGTGGAGTAACTGGAGGTTTATCACCCGGTCCAAAACAAGATGATACTGATTTGCAGGAAAAATGGCCGACTGTTAAGTGAATTTCTTTGCTGCTGGTTGATCACctccttttttgtattttttgtaagtATATTATGACTAGGTTGGTAATGACAATAAGTCAAGCTGTTCTAGATTGTTTATAAAACTGTCAcctggggtgggggggggtattgtgtgtatgtgttggctGACCTGTTCGAGCCGTGACACCACTCCGATGCTGGGTGGCACCGTCTTGAGGGTCTGAGCCAGAGCGATGAGTGCCGGTGTGCTGAGGTTGGTCACATCCTGGCCCTCGATGTCCACCACCTGGTCCCCGGGCTGCAGGCCAGCCAGGTAGGCACTACTGCCCTCCACCACGGACAGGATGTAGCTGGGCCCAGTGCCACCCAGTCGGAAGCCAAACGCCTCGGGCCAGTTCTGATTGGTGGCTGGAAGGCCGAGGTCTGGAGAAAGGACAGTATCAACTAGTCTCTTGTTCAAAGATCCTCATTAGAGTATATTCCAAACCATCCACTTCAATAAAAGataataaataaagcagaaataaagcaCAGCAGATATAAacccctttaaaataaatcaaaacttaaaacacttaaaagtcAGTAAACCACCTTAAAGATTCAGTTataaagacaacacaaaaagacacagaaagacagagaccaCACCCCTCTCATCTCGATTTAAAAGCCAACAAATATAAAATTAGGTTTTAGATGTTATTTAAAAGTTGTTAAGGTGGGGTAGATTCGTATGTTGGGAGGTAGCTTGTTTTATCATTTGGGGGGCCCATGTTGAAAAGATACAGTCACTTCTGGTTTTTCAGCCTGGCTTTAGAGATGACAAGAAACAGCAGACAATCACCTCAAGGGGGTGTTGATGTGCAGAAAGTCAGATATGCACTGAGTTGCTAAccctttttaagatttaaaaacaagcaataagATCTTTAAATGAATcctaaaaatgaacaaagtgAAAGTGTATGGAGGCCAGGATTGTACTAATGTTTAATGAGTGTTAAAAGATAAGTGGCATATTGGACTGTAAGTGACGCCTGAGTTGTACAAACAGGCGGCGATAAAGGTGTGAATCCCTCACACTGAATATTCTTTAAAGGCAGATGTTCGGTCTCAGTCAGAACGCTGTCTCTGATAGACTTTTAATAGTGCTGAAATGTTTCACTGCTTGTATGATATTTATGTCATGTGAGCGCATCGTAATGTTGGTATCTAGTGCAAGCTGTTCAGACAGGCCAGCAGGTTGTGAGCTGTGAAAATGGAGGTCAAATGTTCTACTGGTTTAAATAGGGCATCTCAGCGGTGGAGCTGTAAGCAGCAGGTACACTGGTCTATTTAACGAAGCGACAGATACAAAGACACTGAAGTCGTGCAACAAAGCATTTTTAGATCGGTAGTTTGGTCATCTGTAAATTGAGCGAGAGTAAAAGGAAGTGAAGCAGGTTATTTCTGACTGTCAGTATCTAGCCCACATGTTGAACTGATGGCCTTCCCCTGGTCACTGGCCTCATTCTCCTGCAGGAAGTGTCCCGGCAGGCTCACTTCATATCCTTTCATCTACAGCCAGGGATGTATGTGGGACATTATGGGGATCTGTCAGCTCACATTatgatgttttctgttgaaAGTGTCTCACAAAACATccccaaaacacattttattctggACTACAAAAACTGAAGAACCTCAAAACTTGTGCTTTCTGGTTCATTTGTTATACAAATTCTCACTCTGCACTGTCACCTTGCTGTTGCAATGATGCTTACAACaaaaggacagaagaagaacCTTCATTGAATCTGCAAATaggataaaacatgttttacatcaGTACAAGGTTGCATTGCCACTCTCCGTGTCTTGCATGACTAAATAAGTCCAAAGAGAAAAATTAGAAAGAAACTCAAGAACTTGAGGTTGGGAAATACAACCGAGCACACTTGCATAATAAAAATCATAAAGCTGCAAAGTACAAAAACAATTGCACACAGTCATCCATCAAATCTGCTGCAGAAAACTGCTcaggtttcttcttttttttatacgtGATCAGAGGCGCAGAAagatggagacagagggagCTTAAGACAGAAGACTTAATTagagacaggaagcaggaagagtAACAAAGACATGCAAAAGAAGTGAGAAAATACGGCTGTGCAAGACTCTGCAGAGCAGCGTAGAAATGTCAGATCTGCtttgatgggggggggggaaagaaaaatcACATCTTACTGGAGCACAGGGTGATGTGTTCAAAGTGAAATGTGGCTGagtgaataaaacatttcttaattCAAAGAGCCACAGAAGTTGTTGTCAGCTCGCTGAGAGGAAACATCAAACTGCAGCTGATTATTGATCTCAAATAGATTGGGAAATCACTGACATGAGGCTGTGGATCGCGATCTTTTCTCctaacacagaacacaaacgactcaaaatgtcaaaacttcTCTGTCCACTTTTTTGCAGCCTGCAACCCAGATATACGACCTCAGCTTTATGTCTAGTCTTTATTCCACCTCCTGCAAATAATTTCATGGACATCAAGTAAGAAAATTAGGATTCAGAGAAATACTTACAGAAATCTTTGGAGGCACTCCGGGTCCCAGACTTACTCTGGCGCAGGGAGAAGCGGCCCTTTCTGCTCAGGAAACGCCTCATCCTTGCCCGGCTTGCGGCAGGGCACGTTCCGGCCAGCCTCCCTTCGCCCCCGGCCTGGAGGTCGACGCAGCTGAAGGGTGCCCTCGGACACCCTCGAGCCGCTCCTCACCTGAGCTCACTGCCTCCAAAAGCCTCCACCCAGCTGGCCAAATCAAGTGTTCCTATAAGGTCACATCTGTAGGTTATCAGGTTCAATGCCTCCCTTTGTTCTCAATCAGAGAACCAGcagtctgcagctcaggtgagggaGCCTGGCGGAGAGCGGAGAGGGTCTTGAAGTCAGGCTCTCCATCCTGGGTGAGGCAGaccagcctcagcctcagcccAAAGCCTAAAGCTGAGCGACAATCAGAAAACTGGGACACGCTCTTCTGAAATGGTTCTTTGCAAGAAAAGGTACAGCGAAGCCCCATTTTTCTATAAATACCTtacccgctctctctctctctctctcccaccctcGCTCTCTGTTGCTCATGTGGATGGGGCCCCCTCAGAGGGCTGAGGACTGACCCAGAAACTGTGCAGCGTACCAGCCAGGGACATTTCTCTGATTATAGCGGCTGTGTTAACCCGAGTACTGGAGCACCAGTTACAGCGATGTAGCCTGAAGATACGCTCAAGGTTACACACCAAATACAACACTAAAAGCACGGAAATGAAAGTAGTAACACCAGTTAAGGCTCAAAGCACAATCCTCATGGTGCGTCCATGTGCCCCAGAGGGAGGTGAaacagtaaatgtgtgttttacctggCAGGTGTGAGTGGGTTCACAGCAGGTGGTCGCCCATGAGGAGATGGTAGGTGACATTCATtcgacagacacacacacatctaaaaaaataagcaaaataaGACTGCTTCACACAATGATGAAAATAACGGCATGTAAGACCTACAGACACAGGTCAAAAAATAGGCTTATATTTAGTTGCTCTAAGTTAAGGTCGGCAAAACTTAACCATGaacaagaacaataaaaagataaaacagctCACATCATGTCTTTCTGAGAacgtgagaaaaaaaacacattaatccTAAATATACGCGCTTTAAAAAATTAGTTTGCAAGATAGAAACATGATGTCACTTCAGGGATGACTCCAACAAATGTTACAGtcttcattgttgttttgtgtcaccATCGACAtaatttttgaaaacaaatgtaaacacaaaaaaatcacaagtttCTAATAAGTGCAATAAATTAGCAAacactgaaaggaaaaaaaaaaggaagggatGAAAAAAGATAGATATAGTCGAGTGTATAAGAAAATAGCATTTATTTGTTGCAAAGGCTACTTAAAGGAACTGAACACAATTTGATGTTTGACCAGCTCAGAGGAGCAGCTGGGTACCGAGACGCTCTCCCtgactggtaaaaaaaaaaaaactctgcaggCACACGCGCGATCAGCCGATCTTCTAAAGGCATCACATTGTCACAGCGCAGGTGAAGAGCTTTTTAACTTGCCCGCAGCTGATGCAGACAGAAGAGAGCTGAAGTAACATCTTAGGTGATTAAAGAAGGAGTTTCACTTTTTGATGCAGATGAAAGGCGTAGACATGTCCAGTTTGTATCATCTAAAAGAAGATGAATACGTTCAGGCATTTAAATGAAATctgtacaaaataaatcaagttagtttttttttaggctgttgAAAAAGGTGAAAGTCAAATCATTAGCTAATGTAACGTAGGCCGCGTCCGTTTGAGTACATCCaccagcaaaaaataaaaacatgatagaACTATGTAGTCCTCATGCATTCATTCTTAATGTGTCCCACAGACATAGACTCTATGAACACTTTGGCCTTTTGATTTGCAGTCTTGtctcacacatgacgctcataCACACTCTTCAGATAAACCAGTACAAAGTCTTGACTGTCCAGTGAGGTTCCCCCTCCATCATACAACGACAGTCTgaatctccacctcctctggaGATGTGATGACATATTCCTCTTGCTGCTGCACCACTTGTATTCCCTGATCTACTGCGTCCTCTGTGGTAACCACGGTAACCGTTCTGTCCGCCGTCTCGACGCCGCCCCCCGCCGTGGCCAGCAGCGAGCCGTCGCTGATGGCGGAGGCCAGCGTCATGGCAACCTGCTCCGTCAGGCTCTCGGGTGTGGCGATGGTGATGGTGTCGCCACAGTCGGAGATGGTGGGGCCCTCCTCGTCCGTCCCCACGTTCCGCACGATGATCTGGTGGCTGCCTGTGCCTTGGGACTGGCTAACGATTCGCTGCACCACTTTCATGATGTGATTTCCCATCTGGCAGAGAGAGGGTCGATGCAAAAAGGTTATTAGTGACTGTAAATACGCTTAAGAGCTATGGtcactttttgtgtttgagagGTACAAATGTTTACTTGATTAATAAAATGTACACCTATACAGTTAATGTTCCATTTTTTAGATATTCATCAAGACAATATGTCAAAATAATGTGCTGGTTCCATATTCGTAATGTAAGGATTTACTACTTATTTTCTATCATTTGAAaatgcacatactgtacattattTTTGGATTTAAGACTATTAGCTTAACaagaaagaaataagaagaaacCCCTTTGGGCTCTGGGACTTAAAAAGAGAATTGTTCtctttctttgacatttttgacaATATCATCAGTggataaatcatgaaacatttgttggaTAAATGGTCATGAAATGAGGAGTTGCATCCACGTTTAGATTTATAAAGATTCTCTGTGGATGTATGAATACTGACCTCATTCTGTCCGTCTTGAATGAGTGTCACCTCTTCTTCCTGCACTTCCTCTTCAGTTTGAGTCTAGGGcacaaagagatgaaaaagaagacgttagtatatatacacattttaataaattcTTAACCACAAACTTGTAtgaaaaacctttgaaaaaggacaaaataaatcaatatggCCCCAAACGAGTCATGCAGCAACCTTACTCCTTTATGAAGACATTATGAATTCAAGCTGTTGGAGGatacatttctttgtttcagaTGTGTAATGAAAAGACTCCAACATACGTTGCTCAGTTTAAACTGAAAAGAAATGACCGTCCTACATTCAGTAAACTTTGTAACAATCAATAAACTCATCCCCAGTGTTCCCTCGACCATggacatgaaacaaacacataatgAGATGGATTGAATCATTTATCTTCATAGGCAGAGCTGTTTTCTAACTTAGGaaacaaaaagtgtttaatGGTATACCTTCATAAAAACTATTgttgtgaagtgtttttatcattgtgcaaaaataaaaaaatgactgaaatgtaaCATGTGCATTAATCttagtataaataaatattgtagtATTTTTGTAGACCTGTCCAGGTCCACAGATGCTTAAATATATCtttataaaaacaggaaaaatctCGGTATTTTGTCTGGGGCTTTAAATTGTGTGTTGCTTGATATTATTTCTTCacaatttcaatttcaacatGTTTTGTAATCAGTTATTCCGACTAGCGTACTAGCTCCACTAAGCTCTGCAGTATTATTTTTGAACAATGCAAATTATTTACTTTTCAGCTTTTACTTAAAAATGAGAAGGGTGCCTTTAAATGTGtagttaaaatgttattttcagttCATTCTGTTTGGTGTAACTCATCTTCATAGACAAGTTCAATCCTTGCTTCAGTCAAAACAGGTTTTCCTTTAAATCGGTCCTGAAATGTAAGAAAGTGCTGAGCCATTGATGACAATCAGGAAATCGATCAATTTCTCACAAATGTTAGAAGAATGTTCTCAAAACTAACTTCTCATGAATGGCCCTGAAAGCAACACTAAGTTGTTATGTGAGGTAGTAGCCCTGCTTCCTCGACGCTCACCTTGATGATGTACTCCTGTGTGTCTGCCACCACTGAGGAGAACTCCACCAGGACGGCATGAGGATCCTCCGAGATGATGGCTGCTGTAGCGAGGCTGTCCACCGACGCCTGCTCTTCTGTTACTACACCCTGCTGCTCGCAGGAATCGTCCTTGTGGCAGCCTCCTGGTGGAAAAACACAAAGGTGTGCCATTATTAGCTTCAAAAAACCTGTTTCCTttaacgtttcttttttttgactgtcAATCACACTCACCTTTAGCACGCATATGCCGATTAAGAGTCCCATGCTCAGCAAAGCCTCTTTTGCATTTTGGACACTTGAAAGGCTTCTCCCCCGTGTGATGGCGGATGTGTCGCACCAGAGATCCTTTCTCCCTGAAGCCTCTCATGCAGAACTGACACACATAAGGTTTTTCATCCCCATGGGTCCGCTGATGCACCTGCAAAGCATTCTGAGCAGGACAAAAAGATATGTGAAAGAGTGCCTTTCATGTTCCTGAAGGATGAATAACAAAATACTACATGAATAAAACTTGAGAGTACAAAGTATAACATTGCCAGATTTACCTTGGTCTTGTATCCCTTGCTGCATCTGGAGCACTGGTAGGGTCTTTCATCCGAGTGGGCCCTCATGTGCTCACGTACATGCCCGATGGTTTTGTACAGCTTGCCACACTCGCCACACTTGTACCTCCTCTCACTGACATGCACCTCCATGTGTTTCTTCAGCAGGTAACCAGTCAGGAACTCCTTGTGGCATAATGTGCACTTAAAAGGCTTGTaacctgcagaaacagagaggtCACAAATATATCTGTAGCTGTAGTTTTTTAAAGGGGTCAGACCCAGCAGCTGCTTTCTTTTGGTTCCATATTTTGAGAAGGCAAGGAGTGAGATTCATtataaaaggtttttaattACCTAAATGGCCCTTAACATGAAAGCGAAAGTAATTCAGTCCCTTGAAGGAGCGGTTACAGTGAGGACACTGGTACAGTTTTGAGATTGTCTGAATActgtcatcttcttcttcttcttcctgcaagtgtaaaaacagacaaataaaacgTGAAAATAGTCAGTGCACCACCAGACACAGGCCCAGGCTCTCTACTATTGACACAAAACATAAATCTGCAATCAAGAGAAGATTATATGTCTATCAATAACAACAGGAAAAACATTACTGAATCGGAAAGCTGTTGTGGAACCAATGTTGGTCGTGTTTTTAAAGAACTGCTCAATCTCAATTACTGCTATCCTTACTTCTGCTTCCATCTCCACAAACTCCTCCTTCACATGGATCTCATCGATGCCTTCCTCAACATCAGGACAGTCAGAATCCTCTTCATGCATCTCCTCAGTAGCCTGTTGGGGTTCTTCGATCACGGCTTC from Labrus mixtus chromosome 20, fLabMix1.1, whole genome shotgun sequence carries:
- the e4f1 gene encoding transcription factor E4F1 isoform X2, which translates into the protein MNVENNHTAETETEQTKDGNETITIQTTLGDEDEDVHKCGRCQTEFSTLEAFIQHKLQHNCRRVETREEGSQEASEEVTTANGSPSEVKTAEGAPTDEQVNTTNGEWNESIDVLGRGRRKKIVSHKATEQSDGTEGSISDNADGDKPVYKLNSDGRYICQLCDKTFKTTNILRTHMKTHSDQKNFSCSLCGTSFRTKGSLIRHNRRHTDERPYRCNLCGQSFRESGALTRHLKSLTPCTEKIRFVQYKEILVSKDGVQKGVDDNPAAVAGQQEVVVLEQQQEEQEMVEARTAVVSVVEAGSQEVLHRVHFTMEVDGTTQEQQVVVEQSQAEALAAAAAAGDNLICQAIINSGIALGTEEAVIEEPQQATEEMHEEDSDCPDVEEGIDEIHVKEEFVEMEAEEEEEDDSIQTISKLYQCPHCNRSFKGLNYFRFHVKGHLGYKPFKCTLCHKEFLTGYLLKKHMEVHVSERRYKCGECGKLYKTIGHVREHMRAHSDERPYQCSRCSKGYKTKNALQVHQRTHGDEKPYVCQFCMRGFREKGSLVRHIRHHTGEKPFKCPKCKRGFAEHGTLNRHMRAKGGCHKDDSCEQQGVVTEEQASVDSLATAAIISEDPHAVLVEFSSVVADTQEYIIKTQTEEEVQEEEVTLIQDGQNEMGNHIMKVVQRIVSQSQGTGSHQIIVRNVGTDEEGPTISDCGDTITIATPESLTEQVAMTLASAISDGSLLATAGGGVETADRTVTVVTTEDAVDQGIQVVQQQEEYVITSPEEVEIQTVVV